A section of the Tamandua tetradactyla isolate mTamTet1 chromosome 4, mTamTet1.pri, whole genome shotgun sequence genome encodes:
- the LOC143678774 gene encoding olfactory receptor 10X1-like: MWINRTILKEFILVGFSVYPDIQTFIFVVFLCLYLFTLMGNVAIMGLTWVDRALHTPMYLFLSALSFSETCYTMTIIPKMLADLLAKDRSISVVGCGLQMCFFLGLGGTNCAILTLMGYDRFLAICNPLRYPLLMTNMACGQLVASAWAAGFFVSLVETSLIFRGFFCNPNLVKHFLCHMRAVVKLSCLDSDFTKLIVTVISVSGLLGTFMLIILTYIFILSTVLRIPSAEGKRKAFSTCASHLTVVIIHFGFASIVYLKPEASGGDDTLIAIPYTVLTPFLSPLIFTLRNKDMKNALRKLLGKVVVLEK; this comes from the coding sequence ATGTGGATCAACCGGACAATCCTGAAGGAATTCATCCTTGTTGGCTTTTCTGTTTATCCAGATATACAGACATTCATCTTTGTGGTCTTCCTTTGCCTCTACCTTTTCACCCTCATGGGTAATGTGGCCATCATGGGTCTAACTTGGGTGGACAGAGCCCTCCACACCCCTATGTACCTCTTTCTCAGCGCACTCTCATTCTCTGAGACCTGCTACACTATGACCATCATTCCCAAGATGCTGGCAGATCTTCTGGCCAAGGACAGAAGCATTTCAGTTGTAGGTTGTGGCTTGCAGATGTGTTTCTTCTTGGGACTTGGTGGCACCAACTGTGCCATTCTCACGTTGATGGGGTATGATCGGTTCCTGGCCATCTGCAACCCTCTTAGGTATCCTTTGCTCATGACCAACATGGCATGTGGACAGCTTGTGGCCTCTGCTTGGGCTGCAGGCTTCTTTGTCTCTCTGGTAGAGACTTCACTGATATTCAGAGGTTTTTTCTGTAACCCTAACCTTGTGAAACACTTTTTATGCCATATGCGGGCAGTTGTGAAGTTGTCCTGTCTAGACAGTGACTTCACAAAACTCATTGTAACAGTGATCTCAGTGTCAGGTTTGCTGGGTACCTTTATGCTCATCATCCTCACTTACATCTTCATTCTTTCCACTGTCCTCAGGATCCCTTCAGCTGAGGGCAAGCGGAAGGCCTTTTCCACCTGTGCCTCTCACCTCACAGTGGTCATCATCCATTTTGGTTTTGCATCTATTGTTTATCTGAAGCCAGAAGCCTCGGGAGGAGATGACACACTCATAGCTATCCCTTACACTGTCCTTACTCCTTTCCTCAGCCCTCTCATTTTCACCCTCAGGAATAAGGACATGAAGAATGCTCTCAGAAAGCTGCTGGGAAAGGTTGTTGTTTTAGAGAAATAA